The genomic segment TTTAAATAGAGAGCGGCCGTGCCGCTTTTGAGTAGGCTTTTTCTTGCGGGCGCGGCGGCGCGGTGCTGGCGTACGGCGTTTGGTCATTGGGTCTCGGTCAGTGTCTTTGCCTGGAGCGCGGTTATTTTGCATAATGTGCGCCCGATTACAATCATCGGACCACAGACAAGTCCGCAAACGCGGATAAAAAACGTGAACTGTCCGACATCCCCCCTATTCCTAAGAGGCATTTATGACTGAGCACTACCACATTTATGGCATCGGCGCGGCGCTGGTGGATATGGAAATTACCGTTAGTGACGATGACCTGAACACCATGGGTGTGGATAAGGGCGTAATGACACTGGTGGACGCCGAGCGTCAAGGCCAGCTGATTGCTCATCTGGAAGACCACCTGGTGGCCTCACAGCGCGCCAGCGGGGGCTCGGGCGCCAACACCATTATTGCCGCCGGTTATTTTGGTTGCCGCAACTTTTACTCGTGCAAGGTGGCCGATGACGAAAACGGCCACTTTTACCTGAAAGACATCGAAGACGCCGGGGTTACCTACCCCAAGCATATCGGCACAGCCGAAGGCATCACCGGTAAATGCCTGGTAATGATTACCCCGGATGCCGAGCGCACCATGAACACCTTTTTAGGCATCAGCGAAACCGTTTCGGTAAACGAGCTGGACGAGCCCGCCATTGCCGCCTCGAAGTGGGCATATATTGAAGGCTATTTGGTCAGCTCCGAAACGGGCCGCGCTGCCGCCATTAAACTCAATCAGCTGGCTCGCCAAAACAACACCCAAATTGCGCTCAGCCTGTCGGACCCGGCGATGGTGAAATTCTTTAAAGACGGCTTGACCGAGATGATTGGCGAGGGCGTGGATTTACTATTTTGCAATCGCGATGAGGCCCTGGGCTACACCGATACAGACAACTTGGCAGACGCCATTGCCGCGCTCAAGCCAGTCGCCAAGACCCTTGCGATTACCTGTGGCGCCGAGGGCTCGGTGGTGTTTGATGGCGAGCGCGAGTTGCACATTCCCACGGAAAAAGCCAAAGCGATAGACACCAATGGTGCGGGCGATATGTACGCCGGTGCATTTTTATACGCATTAAGCCGTGGCGAAACCTATGAGCGCGCCGGACAGTTTGCCAACAAGGCGGCAACCCTTGTGGTCACCCAGTACGGCCCACGCCTGCGCGCCGAGCAACATCAAGAACTGAAAGACGCGTTTTTTAACGCATAAAATCTTCCAGGCGCTGCTCTAAGTTGGGGTGGGTAGAGAGGTAGTCAATCCATTGGGACGACTCGTCTTTATCCGCCTCGGCGGCCAACTCTTCACACAAACGTAAACGCTCGGCATCGCTCAGCTCTTTTTCATCCACATCGTCGGCATCTTCCAGCAGCGCCTGGCAATGCATAGTTTCACCAAGGCGGCTCATTAAATCCACAAACGCCTGACGATCGATACCGGCACTGTCGAGATACTGCGCAGAGAACTGATCGGCTTCTGTTTCATGGTCGCGCGAGTAAGACATCGTCGTCGCCAGCACCGGCAAGCCCAGTAATAAATCGGCCATCGCCGTACCATCACCCACCAAGGTCACATAGGCAAAACCCAATACGGCGTTTTGAATCACCGAGCGCAAGCTGTGGCGCAACTCCACATGGCCAATCTCGTGTGCCAGCACCGTTAGCAACTCATCGTTCGATTCGGCCAGCTCGATCATTTCATCGGTAAACACAATCGTGCCATCGGGCAGAGCAAACGCGTTGGCACCTATGCGTTCACCGCCGCTGCGAAATAGCACTTTTAACGGCAGCTCTGGGTATTCGGCCAGCACCGGGGCAAAGGCTTGCTGTAAAGCGTCTTTTTTCTCCGCGCTTAGTTTACTGGGCGAGAAATACACCCGGTCCATTACCTTCATGGACTCTTTAGAAACGGTATCCAAGGTGTCTTGCGGCAACTGGTAGGCAATGGCCTTGCTGGCAGCGGGAATGCCGTAAACCACACTGCCCCACACGAAAACAGCCACCACCAAAGTAGCAACCAGCACTAATCCAAGGTGAGATTCTAATTTGTGCAGCAGGTTACTCCACAGCCCCGGTTGCCACTGGCGCTGCATTTCATCCACCGCATCATTTTCTGTGGTCTCGAAAGCAGCGCCATCCGCGAAACGAATAAAGCGCGCGGTATTACCCAAACGCGAAGACACCTCAAGCGCGGTGGCGTGCCCCTGGGCCAGCACCGTGTTACTGCCCTGAGCAACAACCTGTACCTCCCCCTGCGAGCTGAGGCGCAACAGCGCCTCGCATTTGCGGGAATCTTTACCGTTGTACCAAAGCCCGTGTATATCCACCTTAGAAGCCCACTTCGATATCGAACAGATCACCCACAGATTCGGCCAGGGCATTCACGTTCTCGCGCTCTTCAGCGGCAAAGGCTTCCATATCGCCGACAAACTCGGCGCTGGTGTGATCGGCTTTGTACTGAGCGGTACGCACCTTGGCCCAAGGGATAAATAAACCGAGTGTCAATAAAATTAAGATGGTGTTGGTAACGATCAGCCAAAGATAAGGCCACAGTGGCCAATCGGCTTTTAAGCGGTGCTCGCGCAGGTTAATCGCGTTGTAGTTCACATTAGCCATAGCCGTAACAAAGTAGGCAAAAGCGAACAAGTAGGCGGCGAGCATCAGCACCACACTGGTAAAGCCCGGCAGCCACTTACCCAAGAGAAAAGCCGCACCCAAGAGTACCGCGTAAATCACAAAGGTGAGCACAAAAATTTTGTAGTAAGCGCCCACACCGGCAGAAAAATCAAACTCGCTGGTGCCGTAAGCGTGCTCACCATAAACAAACTTTTTCTGCTGGTAATACGCCATAGGGGCGAGAATACCCAAAGTAATCACCGCCAGAATCGGCCATAAAATATACGCAATAGCCGCCTCGCCCAAGCGCCCATTAAAGGCAAAAGGCACATTGCGATAACTGGAGTAGCGCGCATTAAAACGCAGTGATTTACACATCACCCAGGGCAGGAAAATAAACAGCAGCAAACTCACGACTATGCCAGCCAGAATACTGAACTCGCCCGCGAAGGTATACACCAGCAAAAACACGAAGGCGATAATGCGACCTATCAAAATTTTTACCGGGTCGGCGGTGTAGGAAAAACTCACATCATCGAGATACGTATTGCCGTAAAAATACTGTTTGTTGCGCACCTTCGCCCAGGCGGAATAAATGCCTAAAGTCACAATGGACAAAAGAATATTCACAATCCAGATTTTGAAATATTCAAAGCCGTTACCGGTAAACTCGAAGGCTACATCGCGAGCTTGATTGTTACCCTGCTCGGGTTGTGCCGCGGCTGAGGTATCGCCACCGGCAGCGGGCGGTGGAGGTGGCGGTGTAGCAGCACCCGTTTCAGGCGCGGTTACGGATTCGCTTGCGCGCTCTTGTTCGTGTACTTCACAGGCCACACCCACCTGCGATAAACGCTCCATATACTTTTGCGCTTGCTCGTAGGTTAAGCCGCTTTTTAACACCCGGCGCGGCTTGGCAAACACCTGCTCTACTTTCTCTGGCGGCAACTTGAACAGCTTGGCAAAGCCCGCCT from the Gilvimarinus sp. DA14 genome contains:
- a CDS encoding adenosine kinase; this translates as MTEHYHIYGIGAALVDMEITVSDDDLNTMGVDKGVMTLVDAERQGQLIAHLEDHLVASQRASGGSGANTIIAAGYFGCRNFYSCKVADDENGHFYLKDIEDAGVTYPKHIGTAEGITGKCLVMITPDAERTMNTFLGISETVSVNELDEPAIAASKWAYIEGYLVSSETGRAAAIKLNQLARQNNTQIALSLSDPAMVKFFKDGLTEMIGEGVDLLFCNRDEALGYTDTDNLADAIAALKPVAKTLAITCGAEGSVVFDGERELHIPTEKAKAIDTNGAGDMYAGAFLYALSRGETYERAGQFANKAATLVVTQYGPRLRAEQHQELKDAFFNA
- a CDS encoding M48 family metallopeptidase; translation: MPWPNLWVICSISKWASKVDIHGLWYNGKDSRKCEALLRLSSQGEVQVVAQGSNTVLAQGHATALEVSSRLGNTARFIRFADGAAFETTENDAVDEMQRQWQPGLWSNLLHKLESHLGLVLVATLVVAVFVWGSVVYGIPAASKAIAYQLPQDTLDTVSKESMKVMDRVYFSPSKLSAEKKDALQQAFAPVLAEYPELPLKVLFRSGGERIGANAFALPDGTIVFTDEMIELAESNDELLTVLAHEIGHVELRHSLRSVIQNAVLGFAYVTLVGDGTAMADLLLGLPVLATTMSYSRDHETEADQFSAQYLDSAGIDRQAFVDLMSRLGETMHCQALLEDADDVDEKELSDAERLRLCEELAAEADKDESSQWIDYLSTHPNLEQRLEDFMR
- a CDS encoding YjgN family protein, whose product is MTNDNKTYKIILLGALPGVVDVQAQAGFAKLFKLPPEKVEQVFAKPRRVLKSGLTYEQAQKYMERLSQVGVACEVHEQERASESVTAPETGAATPPPPPPAAGGDTSAAAQPEQGNNQARDVAFEFTGNGFEYFKIWIVNILLSIVTLGIYSAWAKVRNKQYFYGNTYLDDVSFSYTADPVKILIGRIIAFVFLLVYTFAGEFSILAGIVVSLLLFIFLPWVMCKSLRFNARYSSYRNVPFAFNGRLGEAAIAYILWPILAVITLGILAPMAYYQQKKFVYGEHAYGTSEFDFSAGVGAYYKIFVLTFVIYAVLLGAAFLLGKWLPGFTSVVLMLAAYLFAFAYFVTAMANVNYNAINLREHRLKADWPLWPYLWLIVTNTILILLTLGLFIPWAKVRTAQYKADHTSAEFVGDMEAFAAEERENVNALAESVGDLFDIEVGF